In Phacochoerus africanus isolate WHEZ1 chromosome 14, ROS_Pafr_v1, whole genome shotgun sequence, one genomic interval encodes:
- the LOC125114807 gene encoding C-C motif chemokine 14-like: protein MKVAVAAVSHLFLLLLLLIAIPLGFQTETSLRPRTYRPTDCCFTHLTRAIPRERISSYYETSSQCPKPGIIFITIIGRFVCANPRDDWVQDYIKELEEI from the exons ATGAAGGTCGCCGTGGCAGCCGtctcccacctcttcctcctcctcctcctcctcatcgcCATCCCCCTCGGGTTCCAGACTGAAACCTCTTTGA GGCCCCGAACCTACCGACCTACTGATTGCTGCTTCACCCACCTGACCCGTGCAATCCCGAGAGAGCGGATTTCAAGCTATTATGAGACCAGCAGCCAGTGCCCCAAGCCTGGAATTAT CTTCATCACCATAATAGGCCGTTTCGTTTGTGCCAACCCCAGGGATGACTGGGTCCAGGACTACATCAAGGAGCTGGAGGAGATCTGA
- the CCL16 gene encoding C-C motif chemokine 16, translated as MPFPPSFIPMELPTGSGLVRPSPEWHPQHQASLCRSLARAWCVKTAPILHHPPFGQTPREARCLSSSTRSEAVRVQRAEGSEGGPAGSPPPLSPALEPNCPLERMKVSVASLFLLILILATTSALRNQERIPEWVNPPPTCCLTYHKKVLPRKLVVGYKKAFNCHLPAIIFITKQNREICTNPDDAWVQKYIKDPKLSLQPSRVSA; from the exons ATGCCCTTCCCGCCCTCATTCATTCCTATGGAACTGCCCACCGGCAGTGGGCTGGTGAGGCCCAGCCCAGAATGGCACCCCCAGCATCAAGCCTCACTCTGCAGAAGTTTGGCCAGAGCTTGGTGCGTAAAAACGG CCCCTATCCTCCACCACCCTCCCTTTGGGCAGACACCCAGGGAGGCCCGTtgtctctcctcctccacccGCTCGGAAGCGGTCAGAGTCCAGAGAGCTGAGGGCTCAGAGGGAGGACCAGCAGGGAGCCCACCTCCgctcagccctgccctggagCCAAACTGCCCCCTCGAGAGGATGAAGGTCTCCGTggcttccctctttctcctcatcctcatcctcgCCACCACTTCTGCTCTTCGCAACCAGGAAA GAATTCCTGAGTGGGTGAACCCTCCACCCACCTGCTGCCTGACGTATCATAAGAAGGTTTTGCCAAGGAAACTGGTGGTGGGCTACAAAAAGGCCTTCAACTGCCACCTACCAGCAATCAT CTTCATCACCAAACAGAACCGAGAGATCTGCACCAACCCTGATGACGCGTGGGTCCAAAAGTACATCAAGGATCCCAAACTATCTTTGCAGCCTTCCAGGGTGTCGGCCTAG